In a single window of the Gossypium hirsutum isolate 1008001.06 chromosome A13, Gossypium_hirsutum_v2.1, whole genome shotgun sequence genome:
- the LOC107893799 gene encoding transmembrane emp24 domain-containing protein p24delta9, whose amino-acid sequence MILRSVLVLVLLVGVLFPASQSLRFDLQSGQTKCIAEDIKSNSMTVGKYHVVKPNEDHPLPDTHKLTVRVTSSYGNNFHSAEKVENGQFAFTATEQGDYMACFWAPEHSPPITVTVDFDWRTGVHTKDWTNVAKKGQVDAMELELKNLYDTIQSIHEEMFYLREREEEMQELNKATTSKMFWLSFVSLFLCLSVAGLQFWHLKTFFEKKKLI is encoded by the exons ATGATTCTCCGGTCGGTATTGGTCTTGGTTCTGTTGGTGGGGGTTTTATTCCCTGCATCGCAATCTTTGCGTTTCGATCTGCAATCGGGACAAACTAAATGCATCGCCGAAGACATCAAGAGCAATTCAATGACTGTCGGAAAGTACCACGTTGTTAAACCTAATGAAGATCATCCTTTGCCCGATACTCACAAGCTCACCGTCAGG GTAACGTCTTCATATGGGAATAATTTTCACTCGGCGGAAAAGGTGGAGAATGGGCAGTTTGCATTCACGGCGACGGAGCAAGGTGATTACATGGCTTGCTTTTGGGCGCCGGAGCATTCGCCGCCGATCACGGTCACCGTTGATTTCGATTGGAGGACTGGAGTCCACACCAAGGACTGGACTAACGTTGCCAAGAAAGGCCAAGTCGAT GCGATGGAACTTGAGCTGAAGAATCTGTACGATACCATTCAATCCATTCATGAGGAAATGTTTTATTTGCGTGAGAG AGAAGAAGAAATGCAGGAACTGAACAAAGCTACAACCTCCAAAATGTTCTGGTTGTCGTTTGTCTCACTGTTTCTTTGCCTATCAGTAGCCGGATTACAATTTTGGCATTTAAAAACCTTCTTCGAGAAGAAGAAGCTTATTTAA